The Pseudomonas baetica genome includes a region encoding these proteins:
- a CDS encoding M48 family metallopeptidase, giving the protein MTVLKYLQAYPAQLQDQVRQLIADGRLGEYLDQRYSGRHDVQSDKALYSYALDLKQEYLRNAPAIDKVLFDNRLDLTHRALGLHTTVSRVQGGKLKAKKEIRIASLFKEAAPDFLKMIVVHELAHFKESDHNKAFYKLCEHMLPGYHQVEFDLRVYLTWRDLQ; this is encoded by the coding sequence ATGACTGTGTTGAAGTACCTCCAGGCCTATCCCGCGCAATTGCAGGATCAGGTGCGCCAACTGATCGCCGACGGGCGTCTGGGTGAATACCTGGATCAGCGGTATTCGGGCCGGCATGACGTGCAGAGCGACAAGGCGCTGTACAGCTACGCGCTGGATCTGAAGCAGGAATACCTGCGTAATGCGCCGGCCATCGACAAAGTGCTGTTCGACAACCGCCTCGACCTGACCCATCGCGCCCTCGGTCTGCACACCACGGTTTCGCGCGTGCAGGGCGGCAAGCTCAAGGCCAAGAAAGAGATTCGTATCGCCTCGCTGTTCAAGGAAGCTGCGCCGGACTTTCTGAAAATGATCGTGGTGCATGAACTGGCGCACTTCAAAGAGTCGGATCACAACAAGGCGTTTTATAAATTGTGCGAGCACATGCTGCCGGGGTATCACCAGGTCGAGTTTGATCTGCGGGTGTACCTGACCTGGCGGGATTTGCAATGA
- a CDS encoding winged helix-turn-helix domain-containing protein, which translates to MDVSKTKSSFYRRLYVAYLIDSGLAPSVPALTEVTGMPRRTAQDTIAALADLDIVCEFEQEEGARNHAGRYRIREWGAIDRGWIERHLRQIKAVLEYP; encoded by the coding sequence ATGGACGTAAGCAAGACCAAAAGCAGTTTCTACCGCCGCCTCTATGTGGCTTACCTGATCGACAGCGGCCTGGCGCCCAGCGTACCGGCATTGACCGAAGTCACCGGCATGCCCCGGCGCACGGCGCAGGACACGATCGCGGCGCTGGCGGATCTGGATATCGTCTGTGAATTCGAGCAGGAAGAGGGCGCGCGCAATCATGCCGGGCGTTATCGGATTCGCGAGTGGGGGGCGATTGATCGCGGGTGGATCGAGCGCCATTTACGGCAGATAAAAGCGGTGCTGGAATATCCGTGA
- a CDS encoding GNAT family N-acetyltransferase: protein MTIEWVCKHHSDLGKEQLYALLKLRSEVFVVEQKCAYPDLDGQDLEGDTYHLMGWEDDQLMAYLRLLDPESQGGDVVIGRVITAPQGRGKGLGHEMMEQALKQAEKHWPQVPIYLSAQAHLQGYYGKYGFVVAGEEYLEDDIPHIGMRRS from the coding sequence ATGACAATCGAATGGGTTTGCAAACATCACAGCGATTTGGGCAAAGAGCAGTTGTATGCCCTTTTGAAGTTGCGCTCGGAAGTGTTCGTGGTCGAACAGAAATGCGCGTATCCAGACCTCGACGGCCAGGATCTGGAGGGCGACACCTACCACCTGATGGGTTGGGAGGATGACCAGTTAATGGCCTACCTGCGTTTGCTCGACCCGGAATCCCAGGGCGGTGACGTGGTGATCGGGCGCGTGATCACCGCGCCGCAGGGCAGAGGCAAAGGACTGGGCCACGAGATGATGGAACAAGCGCTGAAACAGGCCGAGAAGCATTGGCCGCAGGTGCCGATCTATCTCTCGGCGCAGGCGCATTTGCAGGGGTATTACGGCAAGTACGGGTTTGTCGTGGCGGGTGAGGAATATCTGGAGGATGACATTCCGCATATCGGGATGCGTCGTTCTTAA
- a CDS encoding substrate-binding periplasmic protein gives MPRLHRAFALIGLLLLAQTAAAEKLRLVFDIWPPFTDDTLVNGGLATDIVSTALARAGYASGYEQVPWARALLGVGEGRYDVLVNAWYNDERTKLGQFSAEYLVNRIRFLKRKDTPLEYNNLQQLHTYPIAVVRGYAYSPPFEADTALQKVPVHNFAMGVRMLAADRVKLTLEDEYVARYYLARESAKVRNAVEFLPKPLSENSLHILVSLKNPQHEQIVAGFDRAIAAMKADGSYDRLLRQHGM, from the coding sequence ATGCCACGACTGCATCGAGCCTTTGCTTTGATCGGATTGCTCTTGCTGGCCCAAACCGCTGCCGCCGAAAAGCTGCGGCTGGTGTTTGATATCTGGCCACCCTTTACCGACGACACGCTGGTCAACGGCGGTCTGGCCACCGACATCGTCAGCACCGCGCTGGCGCGTGCGGGCTATGCCAGCGGCTACGAGCAGGTGCCGTGGGCGCGGGCACTGCTGGGCGTCGGCGAGGGCCGTTACGACGTGCTGGTCAACGCCTGGTACAACGACGAGCGGACGAAGCTCGGGCAGTTTTCCGCTGAATATCTGGTCAACCGTATCCGTTTTCTTAAACGCAAAGACACCCCCCTCGAATACAACAACCTGCAACAACTGCACACCTATCCGATTGCCGTGGTGCGCGGTTACGCCTACTCGCCGCCATTCGAGGCCGATACGGCGTTGCAGAAAGTCCCTGTGCATAACTTCGCCATGGGCGTGCGCATGTTGGCGGCGGATCGGGTCAAGTTGACGCTGGAGGACGAGTATGTGGCGCGGTATTACCTGGCGCGCGAATCAGCCAAGGTGCGCAATGCCGTGGAGTTTTTGCCCAAGCCGTTGAGCGAGAACAGCCTGCATATATTGGTGAGCCTGAAGAATCCGCAGCATGAGCAGATTGTCGCGGGGTTTGATCGGGCTATTGCGGCGATGAAGGCGGATGGCAGTTATGACCGGCTGCTGAGGCAGCATGGGATGTGA
- the yccS gene encoding YccS family putative transporter: MSSTSFRQSLRRLWALDKFSYSVRVFIALTGSMALCWYQDEMGLLIPLFLGIIASALAETDDSWQGRLNALAVTLVCFSIAALSVELLFPYPIVFAIALALASFGLTMLGALGERYGAIASATLILSVYTMIGVDQRGGAVTDFWHEPMLLVAGAAWYGLLSVLWQAMFSNQPVQQSLARLFRELGFYLKLKASLFEPIRQLDVEARRLELAQQNGRVVAALNSAKEIILHRVGNGRPGSKVSRYLKLYFLAQDIHERASSSHYPYNALADAFFHSDVLFRCQRLLRQQGKACRALAESIQMRQPFVYDASFAQALSDLDASLEHLRIQSNPAWRGLLRSLRALAANLGTLDRLLSDASNPDALADATDSSLLDRSPRNLKDVWVRLRTQLTPTSLLFRHALRLPLALSIGYGMVHLIHPSQGYWIILTTLFVCQPNYGATRRKLGQRILGTAIGLTIAWALFDLFPSPLVQSCFAIAAGVVFFTNRTTRYTLATAAITIMVLFCFNQVGDGYGLFLPRLFDTLLGSLIAGLTVFLFLPDWQGRRLNKVLANTLTCNSIYLRQIMQQYAAGKSDDLAYRLARRNAHNADAALSTTLANMLMEPGHFRKEADVGFRFLVLSHTLLSYLSGLGAHRETQLPAEVREHLIDGAGVSLAASIDEIAQGLASKQPIAIQSDEEEALANELEQMPDEIDEGQRLVQTQLALICRQLGPLRTLAAHLIKDTSEVSAG; the protein is encoded by the coding sequence ATGTCCTCGACCTCGTTTCGTCAGTCTTTGCGGCGCCTGTGGGCGCTGGATAAATTCAGCTACAGCGTGCGGGTGTTCATCGCCCTGACCGGCAGCATGGCGCTGTGTTGGTATCAGGATGAAATGGGCCTGCTGATCCCGTTGTTCCTGGGGATTATCGCCAGCGCCCTGGCCGAGACCGACGACAGTTGGCAGGGCCGCCTCAACGCACTCGCCGTGACGCTGGTGTGTTTCAGCATCGCTGCGCTGTCGGTGGAATTGCTGTTCCCCTACCCCATCGTCTTTGCCATCGCTTTGGCCCTGGCCAGTTTCGGCCTGACCATGCTCGGTGCGCTCGGCGAGCGCTATGGCGCGATTGCCTCGGCGACGTTGATTCTGTCGGTGTACACGATGATCGGCGTTGATCAGCGCGGTGGCGCGGTCACCGATTTCTGGCACGAACCGATGCTGCTGGTGGCCGGTGCGGCGTGGTACGGCTTGCTCTCGGTACTGTGGCAGGCAATGTTTTCCAACCAGCCAGTGCAGCAGAGTCTGGCGCGATTGTTTCGTGAACTGGGTTTTTACCTGAAGCTGAAAGCCTCACTGTTCGAGCCGATCCGCCAACTGGATGTCGAGGCGCGCCGACTGGAACTGGCCCAGCAAAATGGCCGCGTAGTCGCCGCGCTGAACAGCGCCAAGGAAATCATCCTGCACCGGGTCGGCAACGGTCGCCCCGGCTCGAAAGTCAGCCGTTACCTGAAGCTGTACTTCCTCGCCCAGGACATCCACGAACGCGCCAGCTCCTCGCACTATCCGTACAACGCGCTGGCCGATGCGTTCTTCCACAGCGACGTGCTGTTCCGCTGCCAGCGCCTGCTGCGCCAGCAAGGCAAGGCCTGCCGGGCGCTGGCCGAATCGATCCAGATGCGCCAGCCATTCGTCTACGACGCCAGTTTCGCCCAAGCCCTGAGCGACCTCGATGCCTCGCTCGAACACCTGCGTATCCAGAGCAATCCGGCCTGGCGCGGCCTGCTGCGCTCACTGCGCGCACTGGCCGCCAACCTCGGCACGCTCGACCGTTTGCTCAGCGACGCGAGCAACCCCGACGCCTTGGCCGATGCGACCGACAGCAGCCTGCTCGACCGCTCGCCGCGCAATCTGAAAGACGTGTGGGTTCGCCTGCGCACGCAACTGACACCGACTTCGTTGCTGTTCCGCCATGCCCTGCGTTTGCCGCTGGCGTTGAGCATCGGCTACGGCATGGTGCATTTGATTCACCCCTCGCAAGGCTACTGGATCATCCTCACCACGCTGTTCGTCTGCCAGCCGAACTACGGCGCGACGCGACGCAAACTCGGTCAGCGGATTCTCGGCACCGCCATCGGCCTGACCATCGCCTGGGCGTTGTTCGATCTGTTCCCGAGCCCGCTCGTGCAGTCGTGCTTCGCCATCGCCGCCGGGGTGGTGTTCTTTACCAACCGCACCACCCGTTACACCCTGGCGACCGCCGCGATCACCATCATGGTGTTGTTCTGCTTCAATCAGGTCGGTGACGGTTACGGGCTGTTCCTGCCGCGACTGTTCGATACCTTGCTCGGCAGCCTGATCGCCGGCCTGACGGTGTTCCTGTTCCTGCCCGACTGGCAGGGTCGGCGCCTGAACAAAGTGCTGGCCAACACCCTGACCTGCAACAGCATCTACCTGCGCCAGATCATGCAGCAATACGCCGCTGGCAAGAGCGATGACCTCGCTTATCGCCTGGCCCGGCGCAATGCGCACAACGCCGATGCAGCGCTGTCGACAACGCTGGCAAACATGCTGATGGAGCCGGGGCATTTCCGGAAGGAAGCGGACGTCGGCTTCCGCTTTCTGGTGTTGTCGCACACCTTGCTCAGTTATCTGTCAGGGCTGGGCGCGCATCGTGAGACGCAACTGCCTGCAGAGGTGCGCGAGCATCTGATTGACGGTGCGGGTGTGAGCCTCGCGGCGAGCATTGATGAAATCGCTCAAGGGCTGGCGAGCAAGCAGCCGATTGCGATTCAGAGTGATGAGGAAGAAGCGCTGGCCAATGAGCTGGAACAGATGCCGGATGAGATTGATGAAGGGCAACGGCTGGTGCAGACGCAACTGGCGTTGATCTGCCGGCAGTTGGGGCCGTTGCGAACGTTGGCGGCGCACCTGATCAAGGATACCAGTGAGGTCAGCGCTGGCTGA